One Desulfobulbus propionicus DSM 2032 DNA segment encodes these proteins:
- the murA gene encoding UDP-N-acetylglucosamine 1-carboxyvinyltransferase: MDKLVIEGGFPLYGTVGISGAKNAALPLLAATLLAPGVHTLHNVPDLRDTRTMLKLLEILGARWERAGHTVRINSDHLTGVEAPYDLVKTMRASVLVLGPLLARSGFARVSLPGGCAIGARPINYHLQGFEKLGVTTHLEQGYVEARGEGRMRGNTIYFDIPSVTGTENVLMASVVARGETVIKNAAKEPEVGNLIDMLVAMGAEIEGKDTDRLVVQGVDRLHATESAIIPDRIETGTYMIAVAATGGCMTITDCIPAHVSALTEKLLLCGVEIEAGATSLTVSCPEIGGRSLCRLRSVDITTLPYPGFPTDLQAQFMALMVQGDGTSIIHETIFENRFMHVAELKRMGADIAIEGSRAVVRGIGRDKLCGAPVMATDLRASASLVIAGLSASDTTEVSRIYHLERGYENMVEKLQGVGAKVNKVKA, translated from the coding sequence ATGGATAAACTTGTTATCGAAGGCGGATTTCCCCTGTATGGCACGGTCGGTATCAGTGGGGCGAAAAATGCCGCGCTGCCCCTGTTAGCCGCAACCCTGCTGGCGCCAGGCGTGCATACGCTGCACAATGTCCCGGATCTCCGCGATACCCGGACCATGCTCAAGCTGCTTGAAATCCTTGGCGCACGGTGGGAGCGTGCAGGGCATACTGTGCGCATCAACAGCGACCATCTCACCGGCGTCGAGGCGCCCTATGATTTGGTGAAAACCATGCGCGCTTCGGTCCTGGTCCTTGGCCCCCTGCTGGCCCGTTCCGGTTTTGCCCGTGTATCCCTGCCCGGCGGGTGTGCCATTGGTGCCCGGCCAATCAATTATCACCTGCAGGGATTTGAAAAACTGGGGGTCACCACCCACCTTGAGCAGGGGTATGTGGAAGCCCGGGGCGAGGGGCGGATGCGGGGCAATACCATTTATTTTGACATCCCTTCAGTTACCGGGACGGAAAACGTACTCATGGCCTCGGTGGTGGCCCGGGGAGAGACAGTTATCAAGAATGCGGCCAAGGAGCCCGAAGTGGGCAATCTGATTGACATGCTGGTTGCCATGGGCGCCGAGATCGAGGGCAAGGATACGGATCGGCTGGTCGTGCAGGGGGTGGATCGACTGCACGCGACCGAATCGGCCATCATTCCTGATCGGATTGAAACCGGAACCTATATGATCGCGGTGGCGGCCACCGGCGGCTGCATGACCATCACCGACTGCATTCCTGCCCATGTCTCCGCGCTCACGGAGAAACTGCTCCTGTGCGGGGTAGAGATCGAGGCGGGCGCAACATCCCTGACCGTTTCCTGCCCCGAGATAGGAGGTCGGAGCCTGTGCCGCTTGCGCAGCGTCGACATCACCACCTTGCCGTATCCCGGTTTTCCCACGGATCTTCAGGCCCAATTCATGGCCCTGATGGTCCAGGGCGATGGCACCTCGATCATTCATGAAACGATCTTTGAAAATCGGTTCATGCATGTTGCCGAACTGAAACGGATGGGGGCCGACATTGCCATTGAAGGATCGAGGGCTGTGGTGCGGGGCATCGGCCGCGACAAGCTCTGCGGAGCGCCGGTGATGGCCACGGATCTTCGGGCCTCCGCTTCCCTGGTCATTGCCGGCCTCTCCGCCAGCGACACAACCGAGGTGTCGAGAATTTATCACCTTGAACGGGGCTATGAGAATATGGTGGAAAAACTGCAGGGCGTGGGGGCCAAAGTCAACAAGGTCAAGGCGTAA
- the prmC gene encoding peptide chain release factor N(5)-glutamine methyltransferase, which produces MRIDTLLTDASRQLERAGIEEAALDARLLLQHLTAMSRSDVVLHGHESVDSQTVARYRQLIEQRCQRVPLQYLTGVQEFWSLAFTVSPAVLIPRPETEFMLEQVLTTCAGTTVERALDMCTGSGAIAVVLARELGRPVIAVDISEAALAVAADNVRCHGVANLVTLLCGDLFAALNPARTFDLIVSNPPYIAEAVIDQLEPEVAQAEPRLALSGGASGLESIARIAEAAQDFLCPGGWIFLEIGADQKHAVERLFHAPGLAYREVSVIHDWADRPRVVRARYVPSA; this is translated from the coding sequence ATGCGCATCGATACACTGCTCACCGACGCCTCCCGGCAACTGGAGCGGGCCGGCATCGAAGAGGCCGCGCTTGATGCCCGGCTGTTGCTCCAGCATCTGACGGCAATGTCGCGGAGCGACGTGGTGCTGCATGGCCACGAGAGCGTCGATTCCCAGACCGTGGCGCGCTATCGGCAACTCATTGAGCAGCGCTGCCAGCGTGTCCCGTTGCAGTATCTGACCGGCGTACAGGAATTCTGGTCCCTTGCATTCACCGTTTCGCCTGCCGTGCTCATTCCCCGTCCGGAAACGGAATTCATGCTGGAGCAGGTCCTGACCACCTGCGCGGGAACCACGGTGGAACGAGCGTTGGACATGTGCACCGGCAGTGGTGCAATCGCGGTCGTTCTTGCCCGAGAACTCGGCCGCCCGGTGATCGCCGTTGACATCTCCGAGGCCGCCCTGGCTGTGGCGGCCGACAATGTGCGGTGTCACGGCGTCGCCAACCTGGTGACGCTGCTGTGTGGCGATCTGTTTGCCGCGCTGAACCCGGCCCGCACCTTTGACCTTATCGTCAGCAATCCGCCCTATATCGCGGAGGCGGTGATTGACCAGCTGGAGCCCGAAGTGGCGCAAGCCGAACCTCGCCTCGCCCTTTCCGGAGGCGCCAGCGGCTTGGAAAGCATCGCGCGGATCGCTGAAGCCGCACAGGACTTTCTTTGTCCGGGTGGCTGGATCTTTCTTGAAATCGGCGCTGACCAGAAACATGCCGTGGAGCGCCTCTTTCATGCTCCAGGGCTTGCCTACCGGGAAGTCAGCGTCATCCACGACTGGGCGGATCGGCCACGAGTCGTGCGAGCTCGCTATGTTCCTTCCGCCTGA